GTGTGGGAGACAGAGAGGCTTCCCAGCGACTGGACCAGAGGAGTTATTTTGCCGTTCTGGAAACGTAAGGGTGACAGGCTAGTCTGCGGCAACCACAGAGGCATTACCCTTCTCTCCATCCCCGGCAAGCTCTTTACCAGGATCTTGCTCACTCGTGCTCTCCCAGCCATCAGAAGCAGCCGCCGTCCCCAGCAGGCTGGCTTCATGCCTAACCGCTCCACAACAGACCAAATCTCCGCCGTTCGCATGCTGATCGAGAAGACCTATGAATTCCGTAAAGATCGCCATCTTTACATCGGGTTCATAGATCTGAAGGCTGCCTTTGACACCGTCTGCCACACTTCACTGTGGAGTATCCTACATGCTCTTGGAGCACCACCCAAGATCGTTGCCCTGTTCAAGTTGCTTTATAGCAACGCTCAGAGCTGTGTCCGCATCAACGGCAGAGACTCAGGCTGGTTTCCCATCTCCAGTGGCGTTCGCCAGGGCTGCGTGGCTGCCCCTGACCTCTTTAATTGCATCATTGACCATCTGATGTCCAAGGTTTGTGACCGGGTCCCCGGAGTGTCCTTCGGCAGTTACCATCTGACTGACCTGGAGTACGCTGACGACACCATCTTGCTCAGCTCGTCCTACAGCCAGCTGAGAGACGCTCTGGGCATATACAGTGAAGAGGCTGAAAAGCTTGGCCTCCAGGTGAGCTGGACGAAAACCAAGTTCATGTATGTCGGTGACAGACCGCATCCACCTTCCCTGCGGTTTGGCAATGACATTGTAGAGCCTGTCAAGAACTTTTTGTATCTGGGATCCATAGTGACAGACAACGGAGACCTAAAACCTGAGATTACCCGCAGAAGAGCCCTGGCTGCGTCAGCCCTGCAGTCTCTCTGGAAACCACTCTGGCGGCACCAGACCATCTCACGCAAGACGAAGCTCCGGATTTACAACTCAGCAGTACTCTCCATCCTGCTTCATGGCTCGGAGACCTGGCCCTTAAATAAGACACTGGCTGCAAGATTAGATGGCTTTGATAGCAGGGTTCTCAGAACCATCGAGAACATCAGGTGGCCCCAGCGGGTTTCCAATAAAATTCTTAGATCCCGCACGTGCCAGCCCAGAGCATCCTGCCTAGCTGCGCAACATCGCACCCGCTGGTTCGGCCATGTTCTCCGCCTCCCTCCCGACCATCCGACGAGAGCCATTCTCCAGTTTGATCCGAGGGACGCAGGCTGGAGACGACCACGCGGTAGACCCGCACCCGATGGCTTGACGTCCTTGCGGGTGACCTCCAACAACATGGAATTGCTGTGGAGGATGCAGAGCAGCTGGCACAAGACCGTCAGCACTGGAAACAACTGGTTCATCTGGTCGGCTCAACGCACAGGGATGGGACGCCTCCCTACCCATCGCAGGagctaaaatgaatgaatgaatgaatgagtacACTAAATGTGTAAGAGTTAATGGGAATGTAGgcaaaatattataacatatTTGTGTTAGCTGAGATGAAGTCAGTGTATATACAACATGCAGTCATTGTTTATTCCTTATCCATGTCTTGTAAATTCATGTTCTCTTCAATTCTCTTCGACGATCAAAGaaatagtaacatttaaaaaatgttagttGAATGTCCAACTAAATcattccaaaaaaatatatgttccatgaatgatgtataaataaaattatgctaacgttttgagaacatttttaaagaccAAATAACTTTGAAAAAACATTCTGACAAGGTTAATAACTTTTAGAGAACCTTACCAGAACATGATTGTTTTATCATGTTATATATGATGGCACCTGTCTCTTTTTGACGCTGATTTGCTCCTCTGTTTCTCTCTGCGTGTTAGGCGTCTTTGCCAGATTGTTGTGCTTCACGGTCAGTCTGACAGCTTTCTTTCTAATACTTCAAGCTCTATTGTGTCCAGGGGCATGTCTAGAGCCCAGCCAGCAATCTTATGTGGGGCCCAGATGGGTGGCTCCTGGGCTCTCTAACTGGGCCCCAGCCAGTTTTGTCCGCAGTTTCCATGAGGGCCCCACATGGGTcagcccagatgaaacaatgaaatgaactctgctcagtatgcatactacagagtgctaaaaataagactgaagcagcactgcagttcattagataattaagtgattaatctagtactgattgagcattagtgacgaacacctgctaaagaaaaaagagacgagcagaaacacaacaactactattgacttccagccacagcctgcaaaacaactgaagataaagacattaaatctctgaagatctcagcagaggaggattaaacaactccacaaacagcattactagcatcattattactaaccagactgactttatttctgtcagattgtCTGGAGAAGCTCTTACTGAGAAATACAGAggttcagatgttgatgttttattgaaagtaagaGTTTGGCTTGAAGTCACCATTATGGagaataatgtgtgtgtgttgagaggATGCAGAGGTGTTAGCATCCCGTTCCTTTTCAATTGTTGTTTGAAAGCTGGTCGAGATACTTTTACACACAACACTTTGTTGTTGGCTTTTCTgttgttactattattataatatggAATGTTTGTGTAGAAATGCTGATTACTCATCAGGcttattaaactaaataaaaatatcatgagaataaatatgcaatgtGTACAAGAGCCCGACCCCATGAAGCCCTAGCTGTGTAGCATGTCAATTTTAATCTCCCCTCCCTACCTATATATTAttagtgtttaattttttgttaaattaaaggTACTGTTAACCTGATATTACCACACattgtttgaaaaaataaagcatttcatTGCAAATTAAAGCATTGGTTTTATTCATATGCATGTAGAGTATAGAATATAGATACAatgtttgtacatttattttacatttgtggTAAAACCAatcaaccaaaaaaaacaaaaaacaaaaaaaaaaaacaggcggATGGAAGGACAGATAAGTTACCTGAAATGGTTTGATTGTTGTGTCAGGAATTTTCAAACACATAACAATGGGGTCACATATTCTGATGCCCCCTTTAAATAGATTAGTAGCCTGTTTTTGTGACATCGGCTTCATGAACATTGTTAAACATTTATGTCGCACACAACATGCAAAAATAGGCTACTCTGCAAAGAACTGGATTGTGTTTAATCTCATGAAATTTTAAATTGGTTTAATAAACCTGTTGAATAACCAGCATTTCTAAACAAACATTCCACACAGtcactttaatttttatttatttaagaagcGGTTAAGAATTTGTACAAACATATTCAAGAGTATATACACTACATGACACTTAAGGATAAAACATAAGCAGAggaaatttttaataaaaaaaataaaaaagtagagttttatcaatttaaatgtattagaaaatgaataaataaatacaaattgttTAATGTAACAGTTGTACTCTTCATATTAGACCAAAATTCTTTCCTGGATAGGTTATACAGTAGAAGAGTTTGCAAATTGCCAGACTGTATTGATGCTCTCATACAGTATGCCCAATCCGCCTGTGTGATACAGTTCAAGCAAAACAGCGCCTCCTAGGGTCACAGAATACGATGGTCACAGAATTTGGTGTAACACCAGAAACGTGCCGTTTACGGGTTTGTGAGCTGACGTGCTCAGTCCGGTAACGCGCATTTTCACGCAGTGCTACACTCTTTGAACTCATGTTATGACATGTTAAACAGGAAGAGGCATTGTAATTGTACATGTTTGtactttttatgaaatattgttacaattattTATCAAAATCATGTCCCAACTTGTATGAAACTTGGAATATTTATATCTGGACTCACAAATCTACTGTTCCGTTGGCTACATCCACATTCAGTATAAAAACTACATGAGGAAATAATGAGGATTTTCTTGATAGTGTTTTGATGTTATAAATCAAAGTAAGGATGCAACACTTAATTTGACATAGAAACTATTATTCAGTGCTTTATTTTGCTCTGGAAAGGAAGTAGAAAAGCTTTGTAGTTTAGTGTTTCTGTACTTTGGTCTAATTATACAATTTAAACTTCAATGTGTTTTAAACTCTGAACAcagaaagaaaaagcagaatGAAGGAATGACATTTCTTCCTGGTTGTGATTCCAGTCATGTGACTGTTTAACTCACCTGTGTAGCtactttcatttttgttttgctgtgTGTCGTTGTTTAAGCCAGGACAACAGACTCATACGGAACTTTTATCATGTAAGtttccatgtttttaaatataatgtcagcttgtgtgtttttgtgtcattaGATTTGTTTCTTGTCGAAAACTAAATCTGCTAGTGATACTAAGGGAATGAATCAACGAGTTCATGATGAATTCATCTAGTTGTGTGATTATAATGACGATGATTAagatgctgtttttattttggttattaatataattattagatAGTTCTACAATGATTACTCAATTGAGATGATTGGATGGTAACAGGAAAAAGGTTCTgttgtaaaagtattttatcactgtataaatgtctttgtgaTGTGTATCTGTCACTCAACAGCTCTTCTGTATTCTCAACAGGTTCAGATGCTTCAATCTGTTGTTTTGCCTTGTATATCATAGTGGTCAGTATCATTTTATGTAACTATTTTTGGTTTTCAGTCTCAGCTAGAGTTATTCTAGGGAATGGTTTCTGTTTTGTGTCACTCAGCCAAATGTTGACATTTGTGGACAGATGGTGGCAATTTCCAATCATATTATGTCATTTACCTTTGCAGTTCATTCcagttaatttattaataatggcAAACAGatcaagcctaaccaacaaccTTAATCTTTACGCACTGCAAAAAGCGGTAACCTAAATATGGTAACATCTAATCTAAATTGGTTCTATTCAAGTtgaaagtgttattttacatcacAGAACAAActtatatgcattcatttataccaacaaaacaatttttaacatATAAATCAGGTTGAAATTGCTCTTAAATTTGCAGGGTACCACTTTTACAGTGCAGGCATTTCTGACGCTAAATATTAGAGAAACTCCACCATTAGTTCACAGTTATTGAATCcacttaagaaaaataaaatcaagttGACTACAATGTAtctgctaaaatattttatgatgaGCATGATTACAGAGAATAGAgagaaacaactttttttttttcttttttcagtattGATACTTTGTAGCCTATTActtttgtctgtctgtttgcagAAACTGCTTTTGTAGGAACAACCCCTGTATCTGTGACAGGGGGAAAAGGAGACAATACCACCCTGCCATGTCAATTTGAGGCCAGTGACATTTTTCGTATTGATTTATGGAAACAAAAATCCATCTTTTCATGTCAGAATCAAACATGTGAGAGTGggcgatttttaaaaaaagaaggaacATGTGATGTCATCATCAAGAATCTGAGCTTCAGTGACGCTGGGAAATATACTTTGAAAGTCTTTTACAATCATACACAGACAGTGCTGAATCAAAAAAAGGAGAGGATGTACCAACTTCATATTCATGGTAAACTCAAACTTGATCAAACCATAAGCATGTGCTTCGTGGTTTGCTTTTAATAATTGTGTGGTATTGTATGCAGGCCTGTAAACAGCATTAACACTGAATGGGACACTAATACTCCGATTAGTTGTCCCCAGTAGTGATGTCACAGTTTGGCTACTACAGCACATTAACAAGGAgactcacagtcacagtcacagtcacagtcacagtcacagtcacagtcacagtcacagtcacagtcacagtcacagtcTTTATCTGACAAGACAACCAGGAACACACATGTAGAGCAGTGACAATACAATACCAGATAGGAAACACAGGGCAGAACTATAAATACTGAACATAACGAGGGGAAAACTAGACACACCTGGAAccaaattaacaaataatcaaactaaacgagGACAGGAAACAGGAAGGATCAAATATGGGCATGAGGgaaacaaaacacaagacacaaCAAACACAAGCCTGACAAGTGGTTTTGCAATGGCTTAATTTTAACGGTgtttctatttacactaagagCAAATAGCccaccttgttggcagaggctatctTTCAGTGGCATAGATGGTAACTTTTTGACTCGATCGAACCGAGTTCAAACCCgccttttgccaaacttttttttctctcttttcaaatctcatattgcatcagaaaggcatttattttcaataaaaatgaaggaaataatcaaaaagttcaaaataaagtattgggtagggttagggttagggtagatgtagggagggctttattgtgccaataaggtggcatccatttaataatttcatttaaaattataatttacactcaatacattattattgcgtactgttttataatatactacaatactgaggtgcagataattgccactatttgcaataagtagtataaatagcagaaatcttgctgttttaacagtgtaaatagaatctaaagctatttgcacttagtgtataACATATcgttaaaaaatactgctattttcacttggtgtaaatagaatctattgcttagtgcaaatagccattGCCTAATTTTACATGATTACGTTTGGTCCTCCAATCCTTAATATGTGCTGATGGTCTTGATTGATTTACACTGTAAGAATAATGATTAATGTCTTTATGTTTCTCTTTAGGTAGCATTTCTGTGCAGAAAGGTGAGGAGTTGGATGATCTGTCCCATGCTTATCTAGTTCGGTATCAGTCCAGCGGAAGCACAGAGTGGAAGGAGGTTTGGAACAAGGTTCAGAGTGATGTGAACCATCATAAGTTTAAGGCCAATGACACAGGAACATACAGAGTTCTGGACTCTGAAGGAAACATCTTGATCACAGTGACAGTCACAGGTTAGAGAAGATCAGTGGATATTTGgaaatactatttttaatagaCAGCTGATATGAAAACCATGATTTGAACATCACATTAATGCTAAACTTTGTGACTAACCTCCCTATAGTCTTAACAGAATCAGGTACAGAATCAAAGGTCAAACTGGataaaaagaatgaaataaCTGATGACACTAAACAATTTCGTAAGTAAATCGGGAGATATTGAGAGCTTTACGAAATCTTCAAGCagtgagttaaaaaaaaaaatatttaaatgtgttcTTTTTCCACCTTCCACCTTCCCCCTTTCAGCTGTTTGGGCTTGGATTTTGATTGGGGTTCTGGCGGTTCTGGCTGTTATATT
This portion of the Onychostoma macrolepis isolate SWU-2019 chromosome 19, ASM1243209v1, whole genome shotgun sequence genome encodes:
- the LOC131525801 gene encoding uncharacterized protein LOC131525801, which produces MFRCFNLLFCLVYHSGGKGDNTTLPCQFEASDIFRIDLWKQKSIFSCQNQTCESGRFLKKEGTCDVIIKNLSFSDAGKYTLKVFYNHTQTVLNQKKERMYQLHIHGSISVQKGEELDDLSHAYLVRYQSSGSTEWKEVWNKVQSDVNHHKFKANDTGTYRVLDSEGNILITVTVTVLTESGTESKVKLDKKNEITDDTKQFPVWAWILIGVLAVLAVIFIVIKITQCLNRDDGVGQRRINAHAPGNGPERGAVEIPLLPQPNFNRGVPP